A single region of the Niveibacterium umoris genome encodes:
- a CDS encoding segregation/condensation protein A: protein MSEADLALDLRPHDEGLPPALARIYGESLFELPKDLYIPPDALQVFLEAFEGPLDLLLYLIRKANINVLDIPMAPLTAQYLKYVEAMRRGNLELAAEYLLMAAMLLEIKSRMLLPRPKHEAEGEEEDPRAELVRRLLEYEQMKLAGARLDALPRVERDYEWVTVWVAEKVAERLPEVSLHDLQAAWLGLVRKAKLMRHHTIKREELSVRERMTTIMRQLGGGQFQPFEALFDHDAGVPMLVVSFLAVLELVKERLVVVSQVAPLEPIYVRLNTSDAD, encoded by the coding sequence GTGAGCGAAGCCGATCTCGCGCTCGACCTGCGCCCCCATGACGAGGGGCTGCCGCCCGCGCTGGCGCGCATCTACGGCGAATCCCTGTTCGAGCTGCCGAAGGATCTCTACATCCCGCCCGATGCGCTGCAGGTGTTCCTCGAGGCTTTCGAAGGGCCGCTCGACCTGCTGCTCTACCTGATCCGCAAGGCGAACATCAACGTCCTCGACATTCCGATGGCGCCGCTCACCGCGCAATATCTGAAGTATGTCGAGGCGATGCGGCGGGGCAATCTCGAACTCGCGGCCGAATACCTGTTGATGGCGGCGATGCTGCTGGAGATCAAGTCGCGCATGCTGTTGCCGCGTCCCAAACACGAAGCGGAAGGTGAAGAGGAAGACCCGCGTGCGGAGTTGGTGCGTCGCCTGCTCGAATACGAGCAGATGAAGCTCGCCGGCGCGCGACTCGATGCGTTGCCGCGAGTCGAGCGGGACTATGAGTGGGTGACAGTATGGGTGGCGGAAAAGGTCGCCGAGCGTCTCCCCGAGGTCAGTCTTCATGATCTGCAGGCGGCCTGGCTCGGCTTGGTACGCAAAGCCAAGCTGATGCGGCACCACACGATCAAGCGCGAAGAACTGTCGGTGCGCGAGCGCATGACGACGATCATGCGCCAGCTCGGTGGCGGCCAATTTCAGCCGTTCGAAGCGCTTTTCGATCACGACGCCGGGGTGCCGATGCTGGTGGTCAGCTTTCTCGCCGTGCTGGAACTGGTCAAGGAGCGCCTCGTTGTGGTCAGCCAGGTGGCACCCTTGGAGCCAATTTATGTCAGACTTAACACCTCGGATGCCGATTGA
- the scpB gene encoding SMC-Scp complex subunit ScpB: MPIDSNISVPTEDSIDFELALRVLEAALLAAAEPLAMAELRRLFDDQLEADLIRRLLEALRERWNDRGAELVQLATGWRFRTRAEYQPYLDRLREQKPPKYSRAVLETLAIIAYRQPVTRGDIEDIRGVAVSPNVLKTLESRGWVDVVGHRETPGRPGLYATTRRFLDELGLRSLTELPPLAEIEKVMDLVDTATQAAPAAAE; the protein is encoded by the coding sequence ATGCCGATTGACTCGAATATTTCGGTCCCGACCGAAGATTCGATAGACTTCGAACTTGCCTTGCGCGTGCTTGAGGCGGCCTTGTTGGCTGCCGCCGAACCGCTCGCAATGGCCGAGCTGCGCAGGCTCTTCGACGACCAGCTGGAAGCGGACCTGATCCGCCGTCTGCTCGAAGCCTTGCGTGAGCGCTGGAATGATCGCGGCGCCGAACTGGTTCAACTGGCGACTGGCTGGCGGTTTCGCACCCGTGCGGAATACCAACCCTATCTCGACCGGTTGCGCGAACAGAAACCGCCGAAGTATTCGCGTGCAGTACTGGAAACCCTGGCGATCATCGCCTACCGGCAACCGGTCACGCGTGGCGACATTGAAGATATTCGCGGTGTTGCCGTATCTCCGAACGTACTGAAGACGCTGGAATCACGTGGCTGGGTCGACGTTGTTGGCCATCGCGAAACACCGGGCCGCCCGGGGTTGTATGCCACGACGCGACGATTCCTGGATGAACTGGGCCTGCGCAGCCTCACCGAGCTGCCGCCTCTGGCCGAAATTGAAAAGGTGATGGACCTTGTCGATACCGCAACGCAAGCCGCGCCCGCCGCGGCGGAATGA
- the rimP gene encoding ribosome maturation factor RimP produces MDLKQLIEKTAEGLGFEVIDIESSPRGRLLRVFIDKPDGIDVDDCATVSNQLTRLFEVENIDYDRLEVSSPGLDRPLTKLAHFERFVGEQVQMRVRIPVGNQRNFTGALHGVEGDTVVLATATGEQRFAFDDIERARIVPKF; encoded by the coding sequence ATGGATCTGAAACAACTGATTGAAAAGACGGCAGAGGGCTTGGGCTTCGAGGTGATCGACATCGAATCGTCACCGCGCGGGCGGCTGCTGCGTGTCTTTATCGACAAGCCCGACGGTATCGATGTCGATGATTGCGCAACGGTCAGCAACCAGCTGACGCGCCTTTTCGAAGTCGAGAACATCGACTACGACCGGCTGGAAGTCTCGTCGCCCGGGCTTGATCGTCCTTTGACCAAACTGGCGCATTTTGAGCGCTTCGTTGGCGAGCAGGTTCAGATGCGCGTGCGGATTCCGGTCGGCAACCAGCGCAATTTCACTGGTGCTCTGCACGGTGTCGAGGGCGATACCGTGGTTCTGGCAACTGCAACAGGTGAGCAACGGTTCGCGTTCGACGATATCGAGCGGGCGCGGATTGTTCCCAAGTTTTGA